A single Actinomadura algeriensis DNA region contains:
- the recN gene encoding DNA repair protein RecN, which produces MVDEVRIQGLGVIDEAVLDLSPGFNVVTGETGAGKTMVVTSLGLMFGGRADPQRVRPGAGRATVEGRIVVDPGGRVVERVEEAGGELDDGALIVTRSVSAEGRSRAFLGGRSVPVSLLINLADDLVAVHGQSDQQRLLAAARQRGALDRYAGGSLTKPMRAYTKTYQRHRKVAALLEEITTRAREREQEAELLRFGLEEIEKADPRDGEDVALAAEEERLGHADALRGAADTAHEALLGDPAAAFEAANVTGLLGQARNALDAVRDHDPELAALADRLAEAGYLISDVGTDLAAYAESVDADPARLAVVQERRAELTALTRKYGETLTEVLEWSRRGAARLTELEGDDERIEELTAEHAELTERLAAEAGELTAVRARAAERFSAAVTEELTALAMPHARVEVTVTPGEDYGPQGVDEVEVRLAPHPGAKPLPLHKGASGGELSRVMLAIEVVFAGADPVPTFVFDEVDAGVGGKAAVEIGRRLARLARNAQVIVVTHLPQVAAFADQHLLVEKSDDGTVTSSGVTALDREGRVRELSRMLAGLEDSELGRAHAEELLAMAADER; this is translated from the coding sequence ATGGTCGATGAGGTGCGGATTCAGGGCCTCGGGGTGATCGACGAGGCCGTGCTCGATCTGTCGCCCGGTTTCAACGTCGTCACGGGGGAGACCGGGGCGGGCAAGACGATGGTGGTGACCAGCCTGGGGCTGATGTTCGGCGGCCGGGCCGACCCCCAGCGGGTTCGGCCGGGCGCCGGGCGCGCCACCGTCGAGGGCCGGATCGTGGTCGATCCGGGCGGCCGCGTGGTCGAACGCGTCGAGGAGGCCGGCGGCGAGCTGGACGACGGCGCGCTGATCGTCACCCGGTCGGTGTCGGCCGAGGGCCGCTCCCGGGCGTTCCTCGGCGGCCGGTCCGTTCCGGTCAGCCTGCTGATCAACCTCGCCGACGACCTCGTCGCCGTGCACGGCCAGTCCGACCAGCAGCGGCTGCTGGCGGCCGCGCGGCAGCGCGGCGCCCTCGACCGCTACGCGGGCGGGTCGCTCACCAAGCCGATGCGTGCCTACACCAAGACCTACCAGCGGCACCGGAAGGTCGCGGCGCTGCTCGAGGAGATCACCACGCGGGCGCGGGAACGCGAGCAGGAGGCCGAGCTGCTCCGGTTCGGCCTGGAGGAGATCGAGAAGGCCGACCCGCGCGACGGCGAGGACGTCGCGCTGGCCGCCGAGGAGGAGCGGCTCGGGCACGCCGACGCGCTGCGCGGCGCCGCCGACACCGCCCACGAGGCGCTGCTGGGCGACCCGGCGGCGGCGTTCGAGGCCGCCAACGTCACCGGCCTGCTCGGGCAGGCCCGCAACGCGCTGGACGCCGTCCGCGACCACGATCCGGAGCTGGCGGCGCTCGCCGACCGGCTCGCCGAGGCCGGCTACCTGATCTCCGACGTCGGCACCGACCTGGCCGCCTACGCCGAGTCCGTGGACGCCGACCCGGCGCGGCTCGCGGTCGTCCAGGAGCGGCGCGCCGAGCTGACCGCGCTGACCCGCAAGTACGGGGAGACGCTCACCGAGGTGCTGGAGTGGTCGCGGCGGGGGGCGGCGCGGCTCACCGAGCTGGAGGGCGACGACGAGCGGATCGAGGAGCTGACGGCCGAGCACGCCGAGCTCACCGAGCGGCTCGCCGCCGAGGCGGGCGAGCTGACCGCCGTCCGCGCCCGCGCCGCCGAGCGGTTTTCCGCCGCCGTCACCGAGGAGCTCACGGCCCTGGCGATGCCGCACGCCCGCGTCGAGGTGACCGTGACCCCCGGCGAGGACTACGGCCCGCAGGGCGTGGACGAGGTCGAGGTGCGGCTCGCGCCGCACCCGGGCGCCAAGCCGCTGCCGCTGCACAAGGGCGCTTCGGGCGGCGAGCTGTCGCGCGTCATGCTGGCGATCGAGGTGGTGTTCGCGGGCGCCGACCCGGTGCCCACGTTCGTGTTCGACGAGGTCGACGCGGGCGTCGGCGGCAAGGCGGCGGTCGAGATCGGCCGCCGGCTGGCCCGGCTGGCGCGCAACGCCCAGGTGATCGTGGTCACGCACCTGCCGCAGGTCGCCGCGTTCGCCGACCAGCATCTGCTGGTGGAGAAGTCCGACGACGGCACCGTCACCAGCAGCGGGGTCACCGCCCTCGACCGCGAGGGCCGGGTCCGCGAGCTGTCGCGGATGCTCGCCGGGCTGGAGGACTCCGAGCTCGGCCGCGCCCACGCCGAGGAGCTCCTCGCGATGGCCGCGGACGAACGGTGA
- the murJ gene encoding murein biosynthesis integral membrane protein MurJ: protein MPPTLRRLTGGIAGAALVIAIITVLSRLAGFGRTYALSQTVTTSCLGQAYSTATQFPLIIYEIVAGGALTSMVVPVLAGAVERGDRAEVRRIGSALLTWVVVLMVPLSALMALASRPIVSALVQDELRGCDGGQIIDVASSMLAIMTPQMLMYAVAVVFYGLLQSHRRFVAPALAPLASSVVVIGCYLVFAPLGHAYVNDLAHLPRSAELTLAIGTALGGVAMAATAGIAAWRLRLGLRPTLRFPPGTAARVRRLAAAGIATVAAQQVSALLVVHLSYKGTPGALNNYQYAWAVYLLPWAVLVVPIATSAFPMLSARGGPDERARFDRITASTTRAVLLVSCAGAAALAAVAVPLSVVFNPGDALQQDVLARAVLAFAPGLLGYGLVAHIGQRVLYACDRGRTAAVAVVIGWVTVMAADVALVAMVDRRWVVAVLGAGNAAGMTVAGVLLLAVLARARGRAALAGVPRALVAGITGAAGGGAAGYAVAALIGAGSPLPSVGAGAAAAAVAAAVFVLIVYVIDGRDLRAVLTRKVARDAE, encoded by the coding sequence ATGCCCCCGACCCTGCGCCGGCTGACCGGCGGCATCGCCGGGGCCGCCCTCGTCATCGCCATCATCACGGTGCTGTCCCGGCTCGCCGGATTCGGCCGCACCTACGCCCTGTCGCAGACGGTCACCACGTCGTGCCTCGGGCAGGCGTACTCCACGGCGACGCAGTTCCCGCTGATCATCTACGAGATCGTCGCGGGCGGCGCGCTGACCAGCATGGTCGTGCCGGTGCTCGCCGGGGCCGTCGAACGCGGCGACCGCGCCGAGGTGCGCCGCATCGGCTCGGCGCTGCTGACCTGGGTCGTCGTGCTGATGGTGCCGCTGTCGGCGCTGATGGCGCTGGCGTCCCGTCCCATCGTGTCGGCGCTCGTCCAGGACGAGTTGCGGGGCTGCGACGGCGGGCAGATCATCGACGTCGCCTCGTCCATGCTCGCGATCATGACGCCGCAGATGCTGATGTACGCGGTCGCGGTCGTCTTCTACGGGCTCCTGCAGTCGCACCGCCGGTTCGTCGCGCCCGCGCTCGCGCCGCTGGCGTCCAGCGTCGTCGTGATCGGCTGCTACCTGGTGTTCGCGCCCCTCGGCCACGCCTACGTCAACGATCTGGCGCACCTGCCGCGCTCGGCCGAGCTGACCCTCGCCATCGGCACCGCGCTCGGCGGCGTCGCGATGGCCGCCACCGCCGGGATCGCGGCGTGGCGCCTGCGGCTCGGGCTGCGGCCCACCCTCCGCTTCCCGCCGGGGACGGCGGCGCGGGTGCGGCGGCTCGCGGCCGCCGGGATCGCCACCGTCGCGGCGCAGCAAGTGTCGGCGCTGCTGGTGGTGCACCTCAGCTACAAGGGCACCCCCGGCGCCCTGAACAACTACCAGTACGCGTGGGCGGTGTACCTGCTGCCCTGGGCGGTCCTGGTGGTGCCGATCGCCACCAGCGCGTTCCCGATGCTGTCCGCGCGGGGCGGCCCGGACGAGCGGGCGCGGTTCGACCGCATCACCGCCTCGACGACGCGCGCGGTGCTGCTGGTGTCGTGCGCGGGCGCCGCCGCGCTAGCCGCCGTCGCCGTGCCGCTGTCGGTGGTGTTCAACCCCGGCGACGCGCTCCAGCAGGACGTGCTGGCGCGCGCCGTCCTCGCGTTCGCGCCCGGCCTGCTCGGCTACGGGCTCGTCGCGCACATCGGGCAGCGCGTCCTGTACGCGTGCGACCGGGGCCGGACCGCCGCCGTCGCCGTCGTGATCGGCTGGGTGACGGTGATGGCCGCCGACGTCGCGCTGGTGGCGATGGTGGACCGGCGCTGGGTCGTCGCGGTGCTGGGGGCGGGGAACGCGGCCGGGATGACGGTGGCGGGCGTGCTGCTGCTGGCCGTGCTCGCGCGGGCGCGCGGGCGCGCCGCGCTGGCGGGCGTCCCCCGGGCGCTGGTGGCCGGAATTACCGGCGCCGCCGGGGGAGGGGCCGCCGGCTACGCCGTCGCCGCACTGATCGGCGCCGGTTCCCCGCTGCCGAGCGTCGGCGCCGGAGCCGCCGCGGCCGCCGTCGCCGCCGCCGTGTTCGTGCTCATCGTGTACGTCATCGACGGCCGGGACCTGCGGGCCGTCCTCACCAGGAAGGTCGCGCGGGATGCCGAGTGA
- a CDS encoding TerC family protein, with the protein MSVAPWVWALTLAGILAVILADLFLIHRNDTREFTTRRAAFWSSVYIGLAVVFGLGVWAFSGGEYAAQYFGGFVTEKSLSVDNLFVFMVILARFAVPKRSQHTVLMAGIIIALVLRGIFIAVGAAALAAFTWVFFIFGAILIWTAFGLVRGDDDDEVGENGILRWAKRVIPTADHYDGNKFVTRVNGRRLATPLLIVMIAIGTTDVLFALDSIPAIFGLTTEPYLVFAANAFALMGLVQLYFLLGGLADKLKYLSHGLAFILGFIGVKLVLHALHEYGVHWAPDIPIWLSLSVIAGTLVAVTVASLAVAPKDGAKKDAQVESESADREERDAPAALD; encoded by the coding sequence TTGTCCGTCGCCCCCTGGGTGTGGGCCCTGACCCTTGCAGGGATCCTCGCCGTCATCCTCGCCGACCTCTTCCTGATCCACCGGAACGACACCCGGGAGTTCACCACCCGCCGGGCCGCGTTCTGGTCCTCGGTCTACATCGGCCTCGCCGTGGTGTTCGGCCTCGGCGTCTGGGCCTTCTCCGGAGGCGAGTACGCCGCGCAGTACTTCGGCGGCTTCGTCACCGAGAAGAGCCTGAGCGTCGACAACCTCTTCGTGTTCATGGTGATCCTGGCGCGGTTCGCCGTGCCGAAGCGGTCGCAGCACACCGTGCTGATGGCCGGGATCATCATCGCGCTGGTGCTGCGCGGCATCTTCATCGCCGTCGGCGCGGCCGCACTCGCCGCCTTCACCTGGGTGTTCTTCATCTTCGGCGCGATCCTCATCTGGACGGCGTTCGGGCTCGTCCGCGGTGACGACGATGACGAGGTCGGAGAGAACGGCATCCTGCGGTGGGCCAAGCGCGTCATCCCGACCGCCGACCACTACGACGGCAACAAGTTCGTCACCAGGGTGAACGGCCGCCGCCTGGCCACCCCGCTGCTGATCGTGATGATCGCCATCGGCACCACCGACGTGCTGTTCGCGCTCGACTCCATCCCGGCGATCTTCGGGCTGACCACCGAGCCGTACCTGGTGTTCGCCGCCAACGCGTTCGCGCTGATGGGCCTGGTGCAGCTGTACTTCCTGCTGGGCGGGCTCGCCGACAAGCTCAAGTACCTGAGCCACGGGCTGGCGTTCATCCTCGGATTCATCGGCGTCAAGCTGGTCCTGCACGCGCTGCACGAGTACGGCGTCCACTGGGCCCCCGACATCCCGATCTGGCTGTCGCTGTCGGTCATCGCCGGCACCCTCGTCGCGGTCACCGTGGCCAGCCTCGCGGTCGCCCCGAAGGACGGCGCGAAGAAGGACGCGCAGGTCGAGAGCGAGTCGGCGGACCGCGAGGAGCGGGACGCGCCGGCCGCCCTGGACTGA
- a CDS encoding glycosyltransferase family 4 protein, which yields MPSEPEQNEPGRNEPELDEPGRNEPEQSGPGRNGPGHSGPGRNGPELDGLRVALVLGTAAGGVGRHVRSVAAGLAARGARVVVCGPADTEDRFGFARPGVRFAEVDLADRPRPLRDAKAVVRLRALLRGADVVHAHGLRAGAFAVAACARPAPEPLRIARGGPPLAVTLHNAVITGGRTAAIYGALERVVARGADVVLGVSPDLEERMRALGARSTGHALVPAPAPRVQPGPAVRADRRAELGVGDRPLIITVGRLADQKGLPTLLDAARGWASREPRPLVGIVGDGPLEDELRARVERERLPVVLLGRRADVPALLAAADVAVVPSVWEGQPLIVQEILRAGRPLVATRVGGIPGLVGAADRTGGGLLQGPESEAALLVPAGDGAALERAVGRVLDDPALAARLAAAAAARAALLPDEDDAVDQLVRLYRELREGSTRGRGRG from the coding sequence ATGCCGAGTGAACCGGAGCAGAACGAGCCGGGACGGAACGAGCCGGAGCTGGACGAGCCGGGACGGAACGAGCCGGAGCAGAGCGGGCCGGGACGGAACGGGCCGGGACATAGCGGGCCGGGACGCAACGGGCCGGAGCTGGACGGGCTGCGGGTCGCGCTCGTGCTGGGGACGGCCGCGGGCGGCGTCGGGCGGCACGTGCGGTCGGTCGCGGCCGGGCTGGCGGCGCGCGGCGCGCGGGTGGTGGTGTGCGGGCCCGCCGACACCGAGGACCGGTTCGGGTTCGCGCGGCCGGGCGTCCGGTTCGCCGAGGTGGACCTGGCCGACCGGCCCCGTCCCCTGCGGGACGCGAAGGCCGTCGTGCGGCTGCGGGCGCTGCTGCGCGGCGCCGACGTCGTCCACGCGCACGGGCTGCGGGCGGGGGCGTTCGCGGTGGCGGCGTGCGCGCGGCCCGCGCCGGAGCCGCTGCGGATCGCGCGCGGCGGGCCGCCGCTGGCCGTCACCCTGCACAACGCCGTCATCACCGGGGGGCGGACCGCCGCGATCTACGGGGCGCTGGAGCGCGTCGTGGCGCGCGGCGCCGACGTCGTCCTCGGCGTGTCGCCCGACCTGGAGGAGCGGATGCGCGCTCTGGGCGCCCGCTCGACGGGCCACGCGCTCGTCCCCGCGCCCGCGCCGCGCGTCCAGCCGGGCCCGGCCGTCCGCGCCGACCGTCGCGCGGAGCTGGGCGTGGGGGACCGGCCGCTGATCATCACCGTCGGGCGGCTCGCCGACCAGAAGGGCCTGCCGACGCTGCTGGACGCCGCCCGCGGCTGGGCGTCGCGCGAGCCGCGGCCGCTCGTCGGGATCGTCGGGGACGGGCCGCTGGAGGACGAGCTGCGCGCCCGCGTCGAGCGGGAGCGACTGCCGGTGGTGCTGCTGGGCCGCCGCGCGGACGTGCCCGCGCTGCTGGCCGCCGCCGACGTCGCGGTCGTCCCGAGCGTGTGGGAGGGGCAGCCGCTGATCGTGCAGGAGATCCTGCGGGCGGGCCGGCCGCTGGTCGCCACCCGGGTCGGCGGGATTCCGGGCCTGGTCGGCGCCGCCGACCGGACCGGCGGCGGGCTCCTGCAGGGGCCCGAGAGCGAGGCGGCGCTGCTCGTCCCGGCGGGGGACGGCGCGGCGCTGGAACGGGCCGTCGGCCGGGTGCTGGACGATCCGGCGCTCGCGGCGCGGCTGGCCGCCGCGGCCGCGGCGCGGGCCGCGCTGCTGCCGGACGAGGACGACGCCGTCGACCAGCTCGTCCGCCTCTACCGGGAACTGCGGGAGGGCAGCACTCGGGGCCGGGGCCGGGGGTGA
- a CDS encoding acyl-CoA dehydrogenase, whose product MAIGLTEEHEALADSVRGFAERNITATVVRTALDADEESRPAFWPALAEQGLLGLHLDEKHGGQGYGLLELAIVLEELGRAAAPGPFLPTVLASAVIDDSGNAKACAELLPVLADGSRTAAVALDGAFTARRDGDALVVSGTAATVLGASLADVLVLPVTAGDGAEHWVAVDAADVTVTPVESLDRVRRVAKVEASDVTVTADRLLDDVTTRRVRDLAAALFGAEAAGAAGWLVTTAAEYAKVREQFGRPIGQFQGVKHKAARMLIALEQSRAAAWDAARALDDAADDAGFAAAVAAVIAADAGVQTARDAIQILGGIGFTWEHDAHVYLRRALTLRSLLGPAKDWAAEIAKTALAGGRREVVLELDADAQPTRERIQAEIAELAKIEDKTERNTRMGDDGWTVPHFPKPWGRAAGPVEQILIQQELKAAGVKAPNLVIGAWLVPSLVRYGTEEQKEKFLRPTLRGQITWCQLFSEPGAGSDLASLSMKAERVEGGWKLTGQKIWTSMAQMAQWGFCIARTDPDAAKHDGITYFLVDMKAAGVDVRPLRELTGDALFNEVFLDGVFVPDEHVVGEVNKGWQVARNTLSNERVSLSTGGGLGMGVPELLKFFRGKELDVVAAGEVGKLIAQGQSIDLLGLRTTLKQLNGVEPGAEASVRKLLGVQFNQDVADYCWASQGAAAATEVPMTEGGIVARAMLFSRSMTIYGGTTEVQLNIIGERLLGLPRDPEPGK is encoded by the coding sequence ATGGCCATCGGGCTGACCGAGGAGCACGAGGCGCTCGCCGATTCGGTGCGCGGCTTCGCCGAACGCAACATCACGGCGACGGTCGTACGGACCGCGCTGGACGCGGACGAGGAGAGCAGGCCCGCCTTCTGGCCGGCTCTGGCCGAGCAGGGACTGCTCGGCCTGCACCTCGACGAGAAGCACGGCGGGCAGGGCTACGGCCTGCTCGAGCTGGCGATCGTGCTGGAGGAACTGGGCCGGGCCGCCGCGCCCGGCCCGTTCCTCCCCACGGTCCTGGCCAGCGCCGTGATCGACGATTCCGGCAACGCCAAGGCGTGCGCGGAGCTGCTGCCGGTCCTGGCCGACGGGTCCCGCACCGCGGCGGTCGCGCTGGACGGCGCGTTCACCGCGCGCCGCGACGGTGACGCGCTCGTCGTCTCCGGCACGGCCGCGACGGTGCTGGGCGCGTCCCTCGCCGACGTGCTGGTCCTGCCGGTGACGGCCGGCGACGGCGCCGAGCACTGGGTCGCGGTGGACGCCGCCGACGTCACCGTCACCCCGGTCGAGAGCCTGGACCGGGTCCGGCGGGTCGCGAAGGTCGAGGCGTCCGACGTCACCGTCACCGCCGACCGGCTGCTGGACGACGTCACCACCCGCCGGGTCCGCGACCTCGCCGCCGCGCTGTTCGGCGCCGAGGCGGCGGGCGCGGCGGGCTGGCTGGTCACCACCGCCGCCGAGTACGCCAAGGTGCGCGAGCAGTTCGGCCGCCCGATCGGGCAGTTCCAGGGCGTCAAGCACAAGGCCGCCCGGATGCTCATCGCGCTCGAGCAGTCCCGCGCCGCCGCCTGGGACGCCGCCCGCGCCCTCGACGACGCGGCCGACGACGCCGGGTTCGCCGCCGCGGTCGCGGCCGTCATCGCCGCCGACGCCGGCGTGCAGACGGCCCGCGACGCCATCCAGATCCTCGGCGGCATCGGCTTCACCTGGGAGCACGACGCGCACGTCTACCTGCGCCGCGCCCTCACCCTGCGCTCCCTGCTCGGCCCCGCCAAGGACTGGGCGGCCGAGATCGCGAAGACCGCCCTCGCCGGCGGCCGCCGCGAGGTCGTCCTCGAACTGGACGCCGACGCGCAGCCGACGCGCGAGCGCATCCAGGCCGAGATCGCCGAACTGGCGAAGATCGAGGACAAGACCGAGCGCAACACCCGGATGGGCGACGACGGCTGGACCGTCCCGCACTTCCCGAAGCCGTGGGGCCGCGCCGCCGGGCCGGTCGAGCAGATCCTCATCCAGCAGGAGCTCAAGGCCGCCGGGGTCAAGGCCCCGAACCTGGTGATCGGCGCGTGGCTGGTGCCCTCGCTCGTCCGCTACGGGACCGAGGAGCAGAAGGAAAAGTTCCTCCGCCCGACGCTGCGCGGCCAGATCACCTGGTGCCAGCTGTTCTCCGAGCCGGGCGCCGGCTCCGACCTGGCCTCCCTGTCGATGAAGGCCGAGCGGGTCGAGGGCGGCTGGAAGCTCACCGGCCAGAAGATCTGGACGTCGATGGCGCAGATGGCCCAGTGGGGCTTCTGCATCGCCCGCACCGACCCCGACGCCGCCAAGCACGACGGGATCACGTACTTCCTGGTCGACATGAAGGCCGCGGGCGTGGACGTCCGGCCGCTGCGCGAGCTGACCGGCGACGCCCTGTTCAACGAGGTGTTCCTCGACGGCGTGTTCGTCCCCGACGAGCACGTCGTCGGCGAGGTGAACAAGGGCTGGCAGGTCGCCCGCAACACCCTGTCCAACGAGCGGGTGTCGCTGTCCACCGGCGGCGGCCTCGGCATGGGCGTCCCCGAGCTGCTGAAGTTCTTCCGGGGCAAGGAGCTGGACGTCGTCGCGGCCGGCGAGGTCGGCAAGCTCATCGCGCAGGGCCAGTCGATCGACCTGCTCGGCCTGCGGACCACGCTCAAGCAGCTCAACGGCGTGGAGCCGGGCGCGGAGGCCAGCGTCCGCAAGCTTCTCGGCGTCCAGTTCAACCAGGACGTCGCCGACTACTGCTGGGCGTCGCAGGGCGCGGCCGCCGCCACCGAGGTCCCGATGACCGAGGGCGGCATCGTCGCGCGCGCGATGCTGTTCAGCCGCTCGATGACGATTTACGGCGGCACCACCGAGGTGCAGCTGAACATCATCGGCGAGCGTCTCCTCGGCCTCCCCCGCGACCCCGAGCCCGGCAAGTAA
- the steA gene encoding putative cytokinetic ring protein SteA, whose translation MNDPSPTTERRAGLAQRLPRRVLALGRGRDDGRQGVSATVRLDRRTKNLTKRLQSGDVAVIDHVDLDRVSAEALVSCQVGAVVNVAPSISGRYPNLGPQILVEAGIPLIDDVGPEIFTKLQEGEQVRVEDCTVYRGEEVVTKGMAQTAETVEAALVEAKAGLSTQLEAFVANTMEYVKRERDLLIDGVGVPDVRTKLNGRHALIVVRGYHYREDIATLRPYIREYRPVLIGVDGGADALLEAGYRPDMIVGDMDSVSDDALTCGAEIVVHAYRDGRAPGLARVQELGQDAVTFPATATSEDCAMLLADEKGASLIVAVGTHANMEEFLDKGRAGMASTFLTRLRVGSKLVDAKGVSRLYRSRISTWSLLFLVLGALVAIVTAVATSPAGDVIGPLLADRWHAFVFWLTGLFS comes from the coding sequence ATGAACGACCCGTCACCCACCACCGAGCGTCGCGCCGGTCTCGCCCAGCGGCTGCCGCGCCGCGTGCTCGCGCTGGGCCGCGGCCGCGACGACGGCCGGCAGGGGGTCAGCGCCACCGTCCGCCTCGACCGCCGCACCAAGAACCTCACCAAGCGGCTGCAGTCCGGCGACGTCGCCGTCATCGACCACGTCGACCTCGACCGGGTCAGCGCCGAGGCGCTGGTGTCGTGCCAGGTCGGCGCCGTCGTCAACGTCGCGCCGAGCATCTCGGGCCGCTACCCCAACCTCGGCCCGCAGATCCTCGTCGAGGCGGGGATCCCGCTGATCGACGACGTCGGCCCGGAGATCTTCACCAAGCTGCAGGAGGGCGAGCAGGTCCGCGTCGAGGACTGCACCGTCTACCGCGGCGAAGAGGTCGTCACCAAGGGCATGGCGCAGACCGCCGAGACCGTCGAGGCGGCGCTCGTCGAGGCCAAGGCCGGGCTGTCCACGCAGCTCGAGGCGTTCGTCGCCAACACGATGGAGTACGTCAAGCGCGAGCGCGACCTGCTCATCGACGGCGTCGGCGTCCCCGACGTGCGGACCAAGCTGAACGGACGGCACGCGCTGATCGTCGTCCGCGGCTACCACTACCGCGAGGACATCGCCACCCTGCGGCCCTACATCCGCGAGTACCGGCCGGTGCTGATCGGCGTGGACGGCGGCGCCGACGCGCTGCTGGAGGCCGGCTACCGCCCCGACATGATCGTCGGGGACATGGACTCGGTCTCCGACGACGCGCTGACCTGCGGCGCCGAGATCGTCGTGCACGCCTACCGGGACGGCCGGGCGCCCGGCCTCGCGCGGGTGCAGGAGCTCGGCCAGGACGCCGTCACCTTCCCCGCCACCGCCACCAGCGAGGACTGCGCGATGCTGCTCGCCGACGAGAAGGGCGCGTCCCTCATCGTCGCGGTCGGCACGCACGCCAACATGGAGGAGTTCCTCGACAAGGGCCGCGCGGGCATGGCGAGCACGTTCCTCACCCGCCTGCGGGTCGGCAGCAAGCTCGTCGACGCCAAGGGCGTCAGCAGGCTCTACCGCAGCCGCATCTCCACCTGGTCACTGCTGTTCCTCGTCCTCGGCGCGCTCGTCGCCATCGTCACCGCCGTCGCCACGTCGCCGGCGGGAGACGTCATCGGCCCGCTGCTGGCCGATCGCTGGCACGCCTTCGTCTTCTGGCTCACCGGACTCTTCTCCTGA
- a CDS encoding copper transporter has protein sequence MIDFRYHLVSIVAIFLALALGIVLGSTTLSNSVSETLREQANSAADSAQQAREEQRKLNEKVQGEEQFAGVLAPQIVENRLKGQSVVLIETPGSGDDSIERVGELVKNAGAAVTGRVTVQKKLLNDDQRTAVDDLAVRLKAEGVEFPSDAGTYDKAGAVLASALVTRDPAEAGREDAATGAVLGAFTEAGYVTTTGEPGRRATLAVVVAPSTLYAYEGGDEDNEALISLASALDAAGSGTVVGGPPTAAGDGGLIAALRDSDAAEAVSTVDIVDTASGQVVAILALQKELSGESGQYGTGAGASGYLPSPAPTAGKSG, from the coding sequence ATGATCGATTTCCGATACCACCTCGTCTCCATCGTCGCGATCTTCCTCGCGCTCGCGCTCGGCATCGTGCTGGGCTCCACCACCCTGTCGAACTCGGTGAGCGAGACCCTGCGCGAGCAGGCCAACTCCGCCGCCGACAGCGCCCAGCAGGCGCGGGAGGAGCAGCGCAAGCTGAACGAGAAGGTCCAGGGCGAAGAACAGTTCGCCGGGGTGCTCGCCCCGCAGATCGTCGAGAACCGGCTCAAGGGCCAGTCCGTGGTGCTGATCGAGACGCCCGGCTCGGGCGACGACAGCATCGAGCGGGTCGGCGAGCTGGTCAAGAACGCGGGCGCCGCCGTCACCGGCCGCGTCACCGTCCAGAAGAAGCTGCTGAACGACGATCAGCGCACCGCCGTCGACGACCTCGCCGTCCGGCTGAAGGCCGAGGGCGTCGAGTTCCCCTCGGACGCCGGGACCTACGACAAGGCGGGCGCCGTCCTCGCGAGCGCGCTGGTCACCCGCGACCCGGCCGAGGCCGGCCGCGAGGACGCCGCGACCGGGGCCGTCCTCGGCGCGTTCACCGAGGCCGGGTACGTCACCACGACCGGGGAGCCGGGCCGCCGCGCGACCCTCGCCGTCGTGGTCGCCCCGTCCACCCTCTACGCCTACGAGGGCGGCGACGAGGACAACGAGGCGCTGATCTCGCTGGCGTCCGCCCTGGACGCCGCCGGAAGCGGTACCGTCGTGGGCGGCCCCCCGACCGCCGCGGGCGACGGCGGGCTGATCGCGGCGCTGCGCGACTCCGACGCCGCCGAGGCGGTCTCCACCGTCGACATCGTGGACACCGCCTCCGGGCAGGTCGTGGCGATCCTGGCGCTGCAGAAGGAGCTGAGCGGCGAGTCCGGGCAGTACGGGACGGGCGCCGGAGCGAGCGGCTACCTGCCCTCGCCCGCGCCCACGGCCGGGAAGAGCGGGTGA